A window from Streptomyces sp. NBC_00335 encodes these proteins:
- a CDS encoding 3-hydroxyacyl-CoA dehydrogenase family protein, whose protein sequence is MDLPSTSSQSSSPSSQPVRPALQTIAVVGLGTMGSGIAEVLARAGREVIGIDISEAAARRATTALAATTARSVAREQLTDQEREAVLARFRTFSELGAAADADLVIEVVPESYELKQRIFRELDAIVRPTAILATGTNALSVTRMAAESQRPERVVGLHFFNPAPTMKLVEVVSSVLTAPPAVEAVTTLARELGKEPVAVGDRPGFVADGLLFGYLNQAAAMYEAKYASREDIDAAMKLGCGLPMGPLALLDLIGVDTARTVLEAMYTSSGDRLHAPAPILGHLAEAGLTGQKSGRGFYTYEAPGSQVVVRDLQTPPDGDLVRASRPVNSVGVAGSGTMASGIAQVFAQAGFPVVLAARSQEKADAAKAAIAKSLARAVDRGRLTAEAAAATVNRITAAGSLDAFSDVDLAVEAVAEDLEVKQELFRSLDKACKPGAVLATTTSSLPVIAIARATSRPEDVIGMHFFNPAPAMKLVEVVRTVLTADDVHATVRGICGQVRKHAVDCGDRAGFIVNALLFPYLNNAIKMVEQHYAGIDDIDAAMKLGGGYPMGPFELLDVVGLDVSLAIEQVLHKEFRDPGLAPSPLLEHLVAAGCLGRKTGRGFREYAPRR, encoded by the coding sequence ATGGACCTTCCGTCCACGTCCAGTCAGTCCTCTTCCCCCTCCTCCCAGCCCGTCCGTCCGGCGCTGCAGACCATCGCCGTCGTCGGTCTCGGCACGATGGGCTCCGGCATCGCCGAGGTCCTCGCCCGGGCCGGCCGCGAGGTCATCGGCATCGACATCAGCGAGGCCGCCGCCCGCCGGGCCACCACGGCCCTCGCGGCGACCACCGCCCGCTCCGTGGCGCGGGAGCAGCTCACCGATCAGGAGCGCGAGGCGGTGCTCGCCCGCTTCCGCACCTTCTCCGAGCTGGGCGCCGCCGCCGACGCCGACCTCGTCATCGAGGTGGTCCCCGAGTCCTACGAGCTCAAGCAGCGGATCTTCCGCGAGCTCGACGCGATCGTCCGGCCCACCGCGATCCTGGCCACCGGCACCAACGCCCTGTCGGTGACGCGGATGGCCGCCGAGTCCCAGCGCCCGGAGCGCGTGGTCGGCCTGCACTTCTTCAACCCGGCGCCGACGATGAAGCTGGTCGAGGTCGTCTCCAGCGTGCTGACGGCCCCGCCGGCCGTCGAGGCGGTCACCACGCTGGCCCGCGAGCTCGGCAAGGAGCCCGTCGCGGTCGGCGACCGTCCGGGCTTCGTCGCCGACGGCCTGCTGTTCGGCTACCTCAACCAGGCCGCCGCCATGTACGAGGCGAAGTACGCCTCCCGCGAGGACATCGACGCGGCGATGAAGCTGGGCTGCGGCCTCCCGATGGGCCCGCTCGCGCTGCTCGACCTGATCGGCGTGGACACCGCCCGCACGGTCCTCGAGGCCATGTACACCTCCTCGGGCGACCGGCTGCACGCCCCGGCCCCGATCCTCGGCCACCTCGCCGAGGCGGGCCTGACCGGGCAGAAGTCCGGGCGCGGCTTCTACACGTACGAGGCCCCGGGCAGCCAGGTCGTCGTCCGCGACCTCCAGACCCCGCCGGACGGGGACCTGGTCCGGGCGAGCCGTCCGGTGAACTCGGTCGGCGTGGCCGGCTCGGGCACGATGGCGAGCGGCATCGCGCAGGTCTTCGCGCAGGCCGGCTTCCCCGTGGTGCTGGCGGCGCGCAGCCAGGAGAAGGCGGACGCGGCGAAGGCCGCGATCGCCAAGTCGCTGGCCCGCGCGGTGGACCGGGGCCGGCTGACGGCCGAGGCCGCCGCCGCCACCGTGAACCGGATCACGGCGGCGGGCTCGCTGGACGCCTTCTCCGACGTGGACCTGGCCGTGGAGGCCGTCGCCGAGGACCTGGAGGTGAAGCAGGAGCTGTTCCGGTCGCTGGACAAGGCCTGCAAGCCCGGTGCGGTGCTCGCCACCACGACCTCCTCGCTCCCGGTGATCGCGATCGCCCGCGCGACCTCGCGGCCCGAGGACGTGATCGGCATGCACTTCTTCAACCCGGCTCCGGCGATGAAGCTGGTCGAGGTGGTCCGGACCGTCCTGACCGCCGACGACGTGCACGCCACGGTCCGCGGGATCTGCGGTCAGGTGCGCAAGCACGCGGTGGACTGCGGGGACCGGGCCGGCTTCATCGTGAACGCGCTGCTGTTCCCGTACCTCAACAACGCGATCAAGATGGTCGAGCAGCACTACGCGGGCATCGACGACATCGACGCCGCGATGAAGCTGGGCGGCGGCTACCCGATGGGGCCCTTCGAGCTCCTCGACGTGGTCGGCCTGGACGTGTCGCTGGCCATCGAGCAGGTCCTGCAC